The following proteins are co-located in the Streptomyces sp. NBC_01198 genome:
- the atpB gene encoding F0F1 ATP synthase subunit A, with protein MSAHTLLAEAGCHIQHDCAFPAPGLNSFDFKPIFSVGSFDFTKPMLLAVICMLLVVGFFWAAFSRPKLVPGKLQLVGEVGYNFVARSIAREVIGKKGDKYVPFLTSIFFFVWIMNLMSIIPVAQFPSTSRFAYPVALAALVFITYMFLTFKTHGFGGGVKNLVWIDGLPKLLVPLIVVLEFFTNVILRPFTLAVRLWANMFAGHLLIVMFSAASWYLLTPSLLTAVAGGSFLLAIAMTLLEVLIQFLQAYIFTLLASIYISGALEEGH; from the coding sequence GTGAGTGCCCACACGCTGCTCGCTGAGGCTGGATGTCACATCCAGCACGACTGCGCATTCCCCGCTCCTGGCCTCAACTCGTTCGACTTCAAGCCGATCTTCAGCGTCGGCAGCTTCGACTTCACCAAGCCGATGCTGCTGGCGGTCATCTGCATGCTGCTGGTGGTGGGCTTCTTCTGGGCCGCGTTCAGCCGGCCCAAGCTGGTCCCCGGGAAGCTGCAGCTGGTGGGTGAGGTCGGCTACAACTTCGTGGCCCGGAGCATCGCCCGCGAGGTGATCGGCAAGAAGGGCGACAAGTACGTCCCCTTCCTCACGTCGATCTTCTTCTTCGTGTGGATCATGAACCTGATGTCGATCATCCCGGTCGCGCAGTTCCCCTCCACCTCGCGCTTCGCGTATCCGGTGGCACTGGCCGCGCTGGTCTTCATCACGTACATGTTCCTGACGTTCAAGACCCACGGTTTCGGCGGCGGCGTCAAGAACCTGGTGTGGATCGACGGTCTGCCCAAGCTCCTGGTGCCGCTCATCGTCGTGCTGGAGTTCTTCACGAACGTGATCCTGCGGCCCTTCACCCTCGCGGTGCGGCTGTGGGCCAACATGTTCGCCGGGCACCTGCTGATCGTGATGTTCAGCGCCGCCAGCTGGTACCTGCTGACCCCCTCGCTGCTCACCGCGGTCGCCGGCGGCTCGTTCCTGCTCGCGATCGCCATGACCCTCCTGGAAGTGCTGATCCAGTTCCTCCAGGCGTACATCTTCACGCTGCTCGCCTCGATCTACATCAGCGGAGCGCTCGAAGAGGGTCACTGA
- a CDS encoding MraY family glycosyltransferase: MREYLLTLFVAAAVTYLLTGPVRKFAIAAGAMPPIRARDVHREPTPRLGGIAMFGGLCAGLLVAAHLSNIGDVFSLSNEPRALLSGAGLIWLLGVLDDKWGVDALVKLGVQMIAAGVMVLQGLTILWLPVPGIGPVALTPVQSTLLTVALVVITINAVNFVDGLDGLAAGMVCIASVAFFMYAYRMWYGYGVEAAAPATLFSAILIGMCLGFLPHNIHPARIFMGDSGSMLIGLVLSSSAISITGQVDPDAITSFTGSTRETVHFMVPVYMPLLLPLTMIAIPAADLVLAVVRRTWKGQSPFAADRGHLHHRLLEIGHSHSRAVLIMYFWCALFAFAAVAFSVNSSSLWIVLVIVSLSAVGLVVLLLPRFKPAAPDWAESVVPPRYRRRRRRLAAGAAAAEREMSAPDHPALHGSTAIGDRSRLPDRRPDRRSDRNPDRRSPVETGN; encoded by the coding sequence GTGCGCGAGTATCTGCTGACCCTTTTCGTCGCTGCTGCGGTGACGTATCTGCTCACCGGGCCGGTGCGGAAGTTCGCCATCGCCGCCGGCGCCATGCCGCCCATCAGGGCCCGTGACGTGCACCGCGAGCCGACACCGCGGCTCGGCGGCATCGCCATGTTCGGCGGCCTGTGCGCCGGCCTGCTGGTCGCGGCGCACCTGTCCAACATCGGCGACGTCTTCTCGCTGTCCAACGAGCCGCGCGCGCTGCTGTCCGGGGCCGGGCTGATCTGGCTGCTCGGGGTGCTGGACGACAAGTGGGGCGTCGACGCGCTGGTCAAGCTCGGCGTGCAGATGATCGCGGCCGGCGTGATGGTGCTGCAGGGCCTGACCATCCTGTGGCTGCCGGTGCCTGGCATCGGCCCGGTCGCGCTGACCCCGGTGCAGTCCACGCTGCTCACCGTGGCGCTGGTGGTGATCACCATCAACGCGGTCAACTTCGTGGACGGCCTGGACGGTCTGGCGGCCGGCATGGTGTGCATCGCCTCGGTCGCGTTCTTCATGTACGCCTACCGCATGTGGTACGGCTACGGCGTCGAGGCGGCCGCGCCCGCCACGCTGTTCAGCGCGATCCTGATCGGGATGTGCCTGGGCTTCCTGCCGCACAACATCCACCCGGCGCGGATCTTCATGGGCGACTCGGGGTCGATGCTGATCGGCCTGGTGCTCTCCTCGTCGGCGATCTCCATCACCGGGCAGGTCGACCCCGACGCGATCACCTCCTTCACCGGATCGACCCGGGAGACCGTGCACTTCATGGTGCCGGTCTACATGCCGCTGCTGCTGCCGCTGACGATGATCGCGATCCCGGCCGCCGACCTGGTGCTCGCGGTGGTCCGCAGGACCTGGAAGGGGCAGTCGCCGTTCGCCGCCGACCGCGGCCACCTGCACCACCGGCTGCTGGAGATCGGCCACTCGCACAGCCGGGCGGTGCTGATCATGTACTTCTGGTGCGCGCTGTTCGCCTTCGCCGCGGTGGCCTTCTCGGTCAACTCCTCCAGCCTGTGGATCGTGCTGGTGATCGTCTCGCTCAGCGCGGTCGGCCTGGTCGTGCTGCTGCTGCCGCGCTTCAAGCCGGCCGCCCCCGACTGGGCGGAGTCCGTCGTCCCGCCGCGCTACCGGCGCCGCCGGCGGCGGCTGGCGGCCGGCGCGGCCGCCGCGGAGCGGGAGATGAGCGCGCCCGACCACCCGGCGCTGCACGGTTCGACGGCGATCGGTGACCGTTCGCGACTGCCCGATCGCAGGCCGGACCGGCGTTCCGACCGCAATCCGGACCGGCGCAGCCCGGTCGAGACCGGCAACTGA
- a CDS encoding arsenate reductase/protein-tyrosine-phosphatase family protein yields the protein MTTPDGRGIWGHTQYVQRVVPGDSGDVFRILHVCTGNVCRSPMAERLTRHGLARRLGGGAAGMVVESAGTWGHEGAPMEAHAAAVLAEYGADPSGFTGRELLDDHVIDADLVLTATRDHRAQVISMGHAAGLRTFTLKEFTRLVRAIDTTTLPEGSVTERARALVRAAAALRGWLLAPSPDADEVHDPYGAPLSYFRSIGEEIHTALDPMVTALTGVGATVRPS from the coding sequence TTGACGACGCCCGACGGGCGCGGCATATGGGGGCACACGCAGTACGTCCAGCGCGTCGTCCCGGGGGACAGCGGTGACGTCTTCCGCATCCTGCATGTCTGCACCGGCAACGTCTGCCGCTCGCCGATGGCCGAGCGGCTGACCCGGCACGGGCTGGCCCGGCGGCTGGGCGGCGGCGCGGCCGGCATGGTGGTCGAGTCGGCGGGCACCTGGGGGCACGAGGGCGCCCCGATGGAGGCGCACGCCGCCGCGGTGCTCGCCGAGTACGGCGCCGACCCGTCCGGCTTCACCGGCAGGGAACTGCTGGACGACCACGTCATCGACGCCGACCTGGTGCTCACCGCGACCCGCGACCACCGGGCCCAGGTCATCTCGATGGGGCACGCGGCGGGCCTGCGGACCTTCACGCTCAAGGAGTTCACCCGGCTGGTGCGGGCCATAGACACCACCACGCTGCCCGAGGGCAGCGTGACCGAGCGGGCCAGGGCGCTGGTCCGTGCCGCGGCCGCGCTGCGCGGCTGGCTGCTGGCCCCCAGCCCGGACGCCGACGAGGTGCACGACCCGTACGGCGCCCCCCTTTCGTACTTCCGCAGTATCGGCGAGGAGATCCACACCGCGCTGGACCCGATGGTGACCGCGCTGACAGGTGTCGGCGCCACCGTCCGGCCGTCCTGA
- a CDS encoding L-threonylcarbamoyladenylate synthase: protein MARRYDCSDATDRATGLREATSAIKRGELVVLPTDTVYGIGADAFDAEAVGDLLEAKGRGRNMPSPVLVGSPTTLHGIVTDFSEQAWELVDAFWPGALTLVTKHQPSLTWDLGDTRGTVAVRMPLHPVAIELLTATGPMAVSSANLTGMPSPQDCDAAQGMLGDSVAVYLDGGPTPAATPSSIVDVTGKVPVLLRAGAISAEELRKVVPDLEERN, encoded by the coding sequence ATGGCACGGCGATACGACTGCTCGGATGCGACCGACCGGGCGACCGGCCTGCGCGAGGCCACCTCGGCGATCAAGCGCGGCGAACTCGTCGTGCTGCCGACCGACACCGTCTACGGCATCGGCGCCGACGCCTTCGACGCCGAGGCCGTCGGCGACCTGCTGGAGGCCAAGGGCCGCGGGCGCAACATGCCCTCCCCGGTGCTCGTCGGCTCGCCGACCACCCTGCACGGCATCGTCACCGACTTCTCCGAGCAGGCCTGGGAGCTGGTCGACGCCTTCTGGCCGGGCGCGCTGACCCTGGTCACCAAGCACCAGCCGTCGCTGACCTGGGACCTGGGCGACACCCGCGGCACCGTCGCGGTACGGATGCCGCTGCACCCGGTCGCGATCGAACTGCTCACCGCCACAGGCCCGATGGCGGTCTCCAGCGCCAACCTCACCGGAATGCCCTCGCCGCAGGACTGCGACGCCGCCCAGGGCATGCTGGGCGACTCCGTGGCGGTCTACCTGGACGGCGGCCCCACGCCCGCCGCCACGCCGTCCTCGATCGTCGACGTCACCGGCAAGGTGCCGGTGCTGCTGCGGGCCGGGGCGATCAGCGCGGAAGAGCTGCGCAAGGTCGTACCCGACCTGGAGGAGCGCAATTGA
- the prmC gene encoding peptide chain release factor N(5)-glutamine methyltransferase — MNLLLAEVAQAAQRLADAGVPSPRFDAEELAAYIHGVKRGELHSVADSEFDARYWEAIARREAREPLQHITGRAFFRYLELRVGPGVFVPRPETESVVGWAIDAVRAMDVAEPLIVDLCTGSAAIALALAQEVPRSRVHAVELSEDALDYARANVEGSKVDLRQGNALTAFPELNGQVDLVISNPPYIPLTEWEHVAPEARDHDPELALFSGEDGLDTIRGIERTAHRLLRPGGVVVIEHADSQGGQVPWIFKEDAGWADAADHPDLNNRPRFTSARKALP; from the coding sequence GTGAACCTGCTGCTCGCCGAGGTGGCGCAGGCCGCCCAGCGGCTCGCCGACGCCGGGGTGCCGTCGCCGCGTTTCGACGCCGAGGAGCTGGCCGCGTACATCCACGGCGTCAAGCGCGGCGAGCTGCACAGCGTCGCCGACAGCGAGTTCGACGCGCGCTACTGGGAGGCCATCGCCCGCCGCGAGGCCCGCGAACCGCTGCAGCACATCACCGGCCGGGCCTTCTTCCGCTACCTGGAACTGCGGGTCGGGCCGGGGGTGTTCGTGCCGCGCCCGGAGACCGAGTCGGTCGTCGGCTGGGCGATAGACGCGGTACGTGCCATGGACGTCGCAGAACCGCTGATCGTCGACCTGTGCACCGGCTCGGCCGCCATCGCGCTGGCACTGGCCCAGGAGGTGCCGCGCTCCCGGGTGCACGCCGTGGAGCTGTCCGAGGACGCGCTCGACTACGCCCGGGCCAACGTCGAGGGCAGCAAGGTGGACCTGCGCCAGGGCAACGCGCTGACCGCCTTCCCCGAACTCAACGGCCAGGTCGACCTGGTCATCTCCAATCCGCCCTACATCCCGCTCACCGAGTGGGAGCATGTGGCACCCGAGGCCCGCGACCACGACCCGGAACTGGCACTCTTCTCCGGCGAGGACGGCCTCGACACCATCCGCGGCATCGAGCGCACCGCGCACCGGCTGCTGCGGCCCGGCGGGGTCGTCGTGATCGAGCACGCCGACTCGCAGGGCGGCCAGGTGCCGTGGATCTTCAAGGAGGACGCGGGCTGGGCGGACGCGGCCGACCACCCCGATCTCAACAACCGCCCGCGCTTCACCTCGGCCCGCAAGGCCCTGCCGTGA
- the prfA gene encoding peptide chain release factor 1 — translation MFEAVEELIGEHADLEKQLADPAVHADQANARRLNKRYAELTPIVSTYRAWRQTGDDIETARELGADDPEFAAEVKELDKERGDLTERLRLLLVPRDPSDDKDVILEVKAGEGGEESALFAGDLLRMYLRYAERVGWKTEILDANESDLGGYKDVQVAVKAKASHEPGNGVWARLKYEGGVHRVQRVPATESQGRIHTSAAGVLVTPEAEDVEVEIGPNDLRIDVYRSSGPGGQSVNTTDSAVRITHLPSGLVVSCQNEKSQLQNKESAMRILRSRLLAAAQEEAEREASDARRSQVRTVDRSERIRTYNYPENRISDHRVGFKAYNLDQVLDGDLDAMIQACVDADSAAKLAAAGDAG, via the coding sequence ATGTTCGAGGCGGTCGAGGAACTGATCGGCGAACATGCCGACCTCGAAAAGCAGCTTGCCGACCCCGCGGTGCACGCCGACCAGGCCAACGCCCGCAGGCTCAACAAGCGGTACGCGGAGCTGACGCCGATCGTCAGCACCTACCGCGCCTGGCGGCAGACCGGCGACGACATCGAGACCGCGCGCGAACTCGGCGCCGACGACCCGGAGTTCGCAGCCGAGGTCAAGGAGCTGGACAAGGAGCGCGGCGACCTCACCGAGCGGCTGCGGCTGCTGCTTGTGCCGCGCGACCCCAGCGACGACAAGGACGTGATCCTGGAGGTCAAGGCGGGCGAGGGCGGCGAGGAGTCCGCGCTGTTCGCCGGCGACCTGCTGCGGATGTACCTGCGGTACGCCGAGCGGGTCGGCTGGAAGACCGAGATCCTGGACGCCAACGAGTCCGACCTCGGCGGCTACAAGGACGTCCAGGTCGCCGTGAAGGCCAAGGCCAGCCACGAGCCCGGCAACGGGGTGTGGGCCAGGCTCAAGTACGAGGGCGGCGTCCACCGCGTGCAGCGGGTGCCGGCGACCGAGTCCCAGGGGCGTATCCACACCTCCGCGGCCGGCGTGCTGGTCACCCCGGAGGCCGAGGACGTGGAGGTCGAGATCGGACCCAACGACCTGCGGATCGACGTCTACCGCTCGTCGGGGCCCGGCGGCCAGTCCGTCAACACCACCGACTCCGCGGTCCGCATCACCCACCTGCCCTCCGGCCTGGTCGTCTCCTGCCAGAACGAGAAGAGCCAGCTGCAGAACAAGGAGTCGGCGATGCGCATCCTGCGCTCCCGGCTGCTGGCCGCAGCCCAGGAGGAGGCCGAGCGCGAGGCGTCCGACGCCCGTCGCAGCCAGGTGCGCACCGTCGACCGCTCCGAGCGCATCCGCACCTACAACTACCCGGAGAACCGCATCTCCGACCACCGGGTCGGCTTCAAGGCCTACAACCTCGACCAGGTGCTCGACGGCGACCTGGACGCGATGATCCAGGCCTGCGTGGACGCCGACTCCGCCGCCAAGCTGGCCGCGGCCGGCGACGCGGGCTGA
- the rpmE gene encoding 50S ribosomal protein L31, protein MKREIHPEYVETQVTCTCGASFTTRSTESSGQIRAEVCSECHPFYTGKQKILDTGGRVARFEARFGKAAAGSAKK, encoded by the coding sequence TTGAAGCGCGAGATCCACCCCGAGTACGTCGAGACCCAGGTCACCTGCACCTGCGGTGCCTCGTTCACCACCCGCAGCACCGAGTCGAGCGGTCAGATCCGCGCCGAGGTGTGCTCCGAGTGCCACCCGTTCTACACGGGCAAGCAGAAGATCCTCGACACCGGCGGCCGCGTGGCCCGCTTCGAGGCCCGCTTCGGCAAGGCGGCCGCCGGGTCCGCGAAGAAGTAG
- a CDS encoding LCP family protein: protein MPGTADPQPSPGATPLGARRRRRGLRITAWVAAGVVLAGAGGAGYLYFRLNGNIHSVDIDRALGTDRPVRLGNGSMDILVLGSDSRSGANRGYGHDSGTARSDTAMIVHLARGHKSASVVSIPRDTLINRPACTKPGGGTAPAVRQVMFNSAYEVGGPACAVKTVESLTGLRMDHYVEVDFTGFKDLVNRLGGVPLTTTTAIDDTKSHLKLAAGTHQLDGDQALGLVRTRHGVGDGSDLGRIQLQQAFLKALMDRISGLGLLSSPTKLFSVADTATSAVTTDTGLGSVGRLMGLAQSVRNLKSGHIHMVTLPVRYDPADRNRVQPINAKAAMVWSALRADKPIPASALKGSAADKVDAGKVVDPPSGPGAGR, encoded by the coding sequence ATGCCCGGTACAGCTGACCCCCAGCCGTCCCCCGGCGCCACCCCCCTCGGGGCCCGGCGCCGGCGCCGCGGCCTGCGGATCACCGCATGGGTCGCGGCCGGCGTGGTGCTGGCGGGCGCGGGCGGCGCCGGATATCTCTACTTCCGCCTCAACGGCAACATCCACAGCGTCGACATCGACCGGGCACTCGGCACCGACCGGCCGGTCAGGCTCGGCAACGGCTCGATGGACATCCTGGTGCTCGGCTCGGACTCCCGCTCCGGCGCCAACCGGGGCTACGGCCACGACAGCGGCACCGCCCGCTCGGACACCGCGATGATCGTGCACCTGGCCAGGGGCCACAAGAGCGCCAGCGTGGTCAGCATCCCGCGGGACACCCTGATCAACCGCCCGGCCTGCACCAAGCCCGGCGGCGGCACCGCGCCGGCGGTCCGGCAGGTGATGTTCAACAGCGCCTACGAGGTCGGCGGGCCGGCCTGCGCGGTCAAGACGGTGGAGTCGCTGACCGGGCTTCGGATGGACCACTACGTCGAGGTCGACTTCACCGGCTTCAAGGACCTGGTCAACAGGCTCGGCGGGGTGCCGCTGACCACCACCACGGCCATCGACGACACCAAGAGCCACCTGAAGCTGGCCGCGGGCACCCACCAGCTCGACGGCGACCAGGCGCTCGGCCTGGTCCGCACCCGGCACGGCGTCGGCGACGGCAGCGACCTGGGGCGTATCCAGCTGCAGCAGGCGTTCCTCAAGGCGCTGATGGACCGGATCAGCGGCCTGGGACTGCTCAGCAGCCCCACCAAGCTGTTCTCCGTCGCGGACACCGCCACCAGCGCGGTCACCACCGACACCGGGCTGGGCTCGGTCGGCAGGCTCATGGGCCTGGCGCAGAGCGTCCGCAACCTCAAGTCCGGCCACATCCACATGGTCACCCTGCCCGTGCGCTACGACCCCGCCGACCGCAACCGGGTGCAGCCCATAAACGCCAAGGCCGCGATGGTGTGGTCGGCGCTGCGCGCCGACAAGCCGATCCCCGCCTCGGCCCTCAAGGGCTCGGCGGCCGACAAGGTCGACGCGGGCAAGGTCGTCGACCCGCCGTCGGGCCCCGGCGCCGGCCGCTGA
- a CDS encoding trypsin-like serine protease → MFPARKGAGHRRRRRGPIAVGVAALGGGTAAVLLMSSAHAGTVQPPAFRTAAHPKAPASAALSARIAGAVKADHGRSRASLSAPTTTSGKAATKVDPKIIGGTPTTISTAPWMAQLWYYDDKGTADTADDVGFFCGGTVVSPTKILTAAHCVHGFDWYDYGAVLTGTDQLPTDNGDGTSDLHGGTATAVWRQWNHPSYSTVTYDNDVAVLTLDGSTTATPLPLTTADDSASYVAGTNATLYGWGRTTSTNEDLSQTLKKASLPITSNTACSAEYGSDFVAGHMVCAGAPATGSDAGTTSACNGDSGGPLVVNGRIVGVVSWGVQDCVEEGAYSVFSRVSTFAGAIDPRLDDTNLNGDDKADLFAVTPAGEGYEYDSTGSNFAGRADAGAFQGLSVVRQADMNRDDLQDLLVRTTGGQLYFLGGTGSQVLIGGGWNSMASIVIPGDLNGDGWPDLVGTDTGGTSWLYPGNGKGTLGARTKIGAGWNTYSGAIYGKGDLTGDGRPDAVARDTSGNLWLYKGTGNAAAPWAARIKVGGGWNTYNAFAAVGDITGDGHADLVARDSGGTLWLYKGTGSASAPYAAKVRIGSGWNVYNLFG, encoded by the coding sequence ATGTTCCCTGCTCGCAAGGGTGCCGGCCACCGACGACGACGGCGTGGTCCGATCGCCGTCGGCGTGGCCGCGCTCGGCGGCGGTACCGCCGCTGTGCTGCTGATGTCGTCGGCTCACGCCGGCACCGTGCAGCCGCCGGCGTTCCGCACCGCCGCGCACCCCAAGGCGCCGGCCTCGGCCGCGCTGAGCGCCCGGATAGCCGGCGCGGTGAAGGCCGACCACGGCCGCTCCCGCGCCTCGCTCTCCGCCCCGACCACCACGTCGGGCAAGGCGGCCACCAAGGTCGACCCGAAGATCATCGGCGGCACGCCGACGACGATCTCCACCGCACCCTGGATGGCCCAGCTCTGGTATTACGACGACAAGGGCACCGCGGACACCGCGGACGACGTCGGCTTCTTCTGCGGCGGCACCGTGGTGTCCCCGACGAAGATCCTGACCGCCGCCCACTGTGTGCACGGTTTCGACTGGTACGACTACGGGGCCGTGCTGACCGGCACCGACCAGCTGCCCACCGACAACGGCGACGGCACCAGCGACCTCCACGGAGGCACCGCCACCGCCGTCTGGCGTCAGTGGAATCACCCGTCGTACAGCACGGTCACCTACGACAACGACGTGGCCGTCCTGACCCTCGACGGTTCCACCACGGCCACGCCGCTGCCGCTCACCACGGCGGACGACAGCGCCTCCTACGTCGCGGGCACCAACGCGACCCTGTACGGCTGGGGCCGCACCACCTCGACCAACGAGGACCTGTCGCAGACGCTGAAGAAGGCGTCGCTGCCGATCACGTCGAACACCGCGTGCTCCGCGGAGTACGGCAGTGACTTCGTGGCCGGCCACATGGTCTGCGCGGGCGCTCCGGCGACCGGCTCGGACGCCGGGACGACGTCGGCCTGCAACGGTGACTCCGGCGGCCCGCTGGTGGTCAACGGGCGGATCGTCGGCGTGGTGTCCTGGGGTGTCCAGGACTGCGTCGAGGAAGGCGCGTACAGCGTCTTCAGCCGGGTCAGCACCTTCGCGGGCGCGATCGACCCCCGGCTGGACGACACGAACCTCAACGGCGACGACAAGGCGGACCTGTTCGCCGTGACGCCGGCCGGCGAGGGGTACGAGTACGACTCGACGGGCTCGAACTTCGCGGGTCGCGCGGACGCGGGCGCCTTCCAGGGCCTCTCCGTGGTGCGGCAGGCCGACATGAACCGGGACGACCTCCAGGACCTGCTGGTCCGCACCACCGGCGGTCAGCTGTACTTCCTCGGCGGCACCGGTTCGCAGGTGCTGATCGGCGGCGGCTGGAACTCGATGGCCTCCATCGTGATCCCCGGCGACCTCAACGGCGACGGATGGCCCGACCTGGTCGGCACCGACACCGGCGGCACGTCCTGGCTGTACCCGGGCAACGGCAAGGGCACCCTGGGCGCCCGCACCAAGATCGGCGCCGGCTGGAACACCTACAGTGGCGCGATCTACGGCAAGGGGGACCTGACCGGCGACGGCAGGCCCGACGCCGTGGCGCGCGACACCTCGGGCAACCTGTGGCTGTACAAGGGCACCGGCAACGCCGCGGCCCCGTGGGCGGCACGTATCAAGGTCGGGGGCGGCTGGAACACCTACAACGCCTTCGCCGCCGTCGGTGACATCACCGGCGACGGGCACGCCGACCTGGTCGCCAGGGACTCCGGCGGGACCCTGTGGCTGTACAAGGGCACCGGCTCCGCGTCGGCGCCCTACGCGGCCAAGGTGCGGATCGGCTCCGGCTGGAATGTGTACAACCTGTTCGGCTGA
- the rho gene encoding transcription termination factor Rho has translation MSDTTDLMGVRADDTVASSDAAAPANGAATASASRRRRTGTGLDGMVLAELQQLASGLGIKGTARMRKSQLIETIKERQAGGGTSAPAAPVAADNGVADKPKRRTTSKARIEQTAEAQAPVAAATTTVAPEQRQEHKQIEIPGQPAGEQAKAAKTERADRAAEAAADTAEAKGDGKQQGGGDDRQDRQRGQRGDRRERQRDRQRNREDGAGDGGGNRQGRDRGDRQQQGGGQGQGQGQGPQQGGQGGQGGGPQDDDEFGDGRGRRRGRYRDRRGRGNRREEFGGGGEPQVADDDVLIPVAGILDILDNYAFIRTSGYLPGPNDVYVSLAQVRKNGLRKGDHVTGAVRQPKDGERREKFNALVRLDSANGMAADSGRGRPEFNKLTPLYPQDRLQLETDPGVLTTRIIDLVSPIGKGQRGLIVAPPKTGKTMIMQAVANAITTNNPECHLMVVLVDERPEEVTDMQRSVKGEVISSTFDRPAEDHTTVAELAIERAKRLVELGHDVVVLLDSITRLGRAYNLAAPASGRILSGGVDSTALYPPKRFFGAARNIEDGGSLTILATALVETGSRMDEVIFEEFKGTGNMELKLDRKLADKRIFPAVDVDASGTRKEEILLGGEELGIVWKLRRVLHALDQQQAIELLLDKMKQTKSNAEFLMQIAKTTPGQNND, from the coding sequence GTGAGCGACACCACCGATCTGATGGGCGTGCGCGCAGATGACACTGTCGCCTCGTCCGACGCCGCCGCGCCTGCTAACGGTGCTGCCACGGCCAGTGCGTCGCGGCGCCGCCGGACCGGGACCGGCCTGGACGGCATGGTGCTGGCCGAACTGCAGCAGCTCGCCTCAGGCCTCGGTATCAAGGGCACCGCGCGGATGCGCAAGAGCCAGCTGATCGAGACCATCAAGGAGCGCCAGGCCGGCGGCGGCACGTCCGCGCCCGCCGCACCCGTGGCCGCCGACAACGGCGTCGCGGACAAGCCCAAGCGGCGCACCACCTCGAAGGCCCGCATCGAGCAGACCGCTGAGGCGCAGGCCCCGGTCGCCGCGGCGACGACCACTGTGGCCCCCGAGCAGCGGCAGGAGCACAAGCAGATCGAGATCCCCGGCCAGCCGGCCGGTGAGCAGGCCAAGGCCGCGAAGACCGAGCGGGCCGACCGGGCGGCGGAGGCCGCCGCGGACACCGCTGAGGCCAAGGGCGACGGCAAGCAGCAGGGCGGCGGCGACGACCGCCAGGACCGCCAGCGCGGCCAGCGCGGCGACCGCAGGGAGCGCCAGCGGGACCGCCAGCGCAACCGCGAGGACGGCGCCGGCGACGGCGGCGGCAACCGGCAGGGCCGGGACCGCGGCGACCGCCAGCAGCAGGGCGGCGGCCAGGGCCAGGGCCAGGGCCAGGGCCCGCAGCAGGGCGGCCAGGGCGGTCAGGGCGGCGGCCCCCAGGACGACGACGAGTTCGGCGACGGCCGCGGCCGTCGCAGGGGCCGTTACCGCGACCGCAGGGGCCGCGGCAACCGCCGCGAGGAGTTCGGTGGCGGCGGCGAGCCGCAGGTCGCCGACGACGACGTGCTGATCCCGGTGGCCGGCATCCTCGACATCCTCGACAACTACGCGTTCATCCGCACCTCCGGCTACCTGCCGGGCCCGAACGACGTGTACGTGTCGCTGGCGCAGGTCCGCAAGAACGGGCTGCGCAAGGGCGACCACGTCACCGGTGCGGTGCGGCAGCCCAAGGACGGCGAGCGCCGCGAGAAGTTCAACGCGCTGGTCCGGCTGGACTCCGCGAACGGCATGGCCGCCGACTCCGGGCGGGGCCGTCCCGAGTTCAACAAGCTCACCCCGCTGTACCCGCAGGACCGGCTCCAGCTGGAGACCGACCCGGGCGTGCTGACCACCCGGATCATCGACCTGGTGTCGCCGATCGGCAAGGGCCAGCGCGGTCTGATCGTGGCACCGCCGAAGACCGGTAAGACCATGATCATGCAGGCCGTGGCCAACGCGATCACCACCAACAACCCCGAGTGCCACCTGATGGTGGTGCTGGTGGACGAGCGTCCTGAAGAGGTCACCGACATGCAGCGGTCGGTGAAGGGCGAGGTCATCTCCTCGACCTTCGACCGCCCGGCCGAGGACCACACCACGGTCGCCGAGCTGGCCATCGAACGCGCCAAGCGCCTGGTGGAGCTGGGGCACGACGTGGTCGTGCTGCTGGACTCGATCACCCGCCTGGGCCGTGCGTACAACCTGGCCGCGCCCGCCTCCGGCCGCATCCTGTCCGGTGGTGTGGACTCCACCGCCCTCTACCCGCCGAAGCGGTTCTTCGGTGCGGCGCGCAACATCGAGGACGGCGGTTCGCTGACCATCCTGGCCACCGCGCTGGTCGAGACCGGCTCGCGGATGGACGAGGTGATCTTCGAGGAGTTCAAGGGCACCGGCAACATGGAGCTCAAGCTCGACCGCAAGCTCGCCGACAAGCGCATCTTCCCCGCGGTGGACGTGGACGCGTCCGGTACCCGCAAGGAGGAGATCCTGCTCGGCGGCGAGGAGCTGGGCATCGTCTGGAAGCTGCGCCGGGTGCTTCACGCGCTGGACCAGCAGCAGGCCATCGAGCTGCTGCTGGACAAGATGAAGCAGACCAAGTCCAACGCGGAATTCCTGATGCAGATCGCGAAGACCACGCCGGGGCAGAACAACGACTGA